In Helianthus annuus cultivar XRQ/B chromosome 9, HanXRQr2.0-SUNRISE, whole genome shotgun sequence, the following are encoded in one genomic region:
- the LOC110878516 gene encoding NEP1-interacting protein 1 has product MAFYSYPSYSAPLFSHISSLSLRNFVPKLKDLFTPAVAVIIGNVFSAIFTFFFALVGILLGAMTGALIGQETESGFVRGAAVGAISGAVFSIEVFESSLVLWKSDESGIGCLLYLIDVIVSLLNGRLVRERFGPAMLSAVQSQMGAVDTRFDELQSIFDVGGSKGLPEYSVKKIPKITITSSNNVDDSGERISCSVCLQDFQVGETVRSLPQCHHMFHLPCIDKWLVRHGSCPLCRRDL; this is encoded by the exons ATGGCGTTCTACTCATACCCATCTTATTCTGCACCTTTATTTTCACACATTTCATCTCTTTCGCTCAGAAATTTTGTTCCAAAACTCAAAGATTTGTTCACCCCTGCTGTTGCTGTCATTATTGGGAATGTTTTTTCTGCAATTTTCACCTTTTTCTTTGCCTTAG TTGGGATTTTATTAGGAGCAATGACAGGGGCCTTAATTGGTCAAGAGACAGAGAGTGGGTTTGTTAGGGGGGCGGCAGTTGGAGCAATTTCAGGGGCTGTGTTTTCGATAGAAGTTTTCGAATCTTCACTTGTTTTGTGGAAGTCAGATGAATCTGGGATCGGTTGTCTTCTATACTTG ATTGATGTCATTGTAAGCTTGTTAAACGGTAGGCTTGTTCGCGAACGTTTTGGCCCAGCAATGTTAAGTGCAGTTCAAAGTCAA ATGGGAGCTGTTGACACCCGCTTTGATGAGCTCCAGAGCATATTTGACGTTGGCGGTTCTAAAGGCTTGCCCGAATATTCGGTTAAAAAAATACCCAAAATTACAATTACTAGCAGCAACAATGTGGATGATTCTGGGGAGAGAATCTCCTGTTCTGTTTGTCTTCAG gattttcaagttggagaAACTGTGAGAAGTTTGCCACAATGTCATCACATGTTCCACCTACCATGCATTGATAAATGGCTAGTGAGACATGGGTCATGCCCATTATGTAGAAGGGATCTGTAA